In Ipomoea triloba cultivar NCNSP0323 chromosome 7, ASM357664v1, a single genomic region encodes these proteins:
- the LOC116026306 gene encoding dynein light chain 1, cytoplasmic-like, translating into MEKAEEELERRSKFLSSLIQRKKAVEEEKQLQQNEVLNLRVRASDMPLSLQNRAFRCARNCLHSMPSAKLDSKRLALALKKEFDSEYGPAWHCIVGTSFGSYVTHSLGGFLYFSIDKVYILLFKTAVKPLDQ; encoded by the exons ATGGAGAAAGCAGAGGAAGAGTTAGAGCGGAGGAGCAAGTTCTTGAGCAGCTTGATACAGAGGAAGAAGGCAGTGGAGGAGGAGAAGCAGCTGCAGCAGAATGAGGTCCTTAATCTCCGCGTCAGGGCCTCCGACATGCCCTTATCGCTTCAGAACAGGGCGTTTAGGTGCGCAAGGAATTGCCTTCACTCCATGCCTTCTGCCAAGCTTGACAGCAAACGCCTCGCTCTTGCTCTCAAGAAG GAATTCGACTCGGAATATGGTCCAGCTTGGCATTGCATCGTGGGGACTAGCTTCGGCTCATACGTCACACACTCCCTGGGCGGGTTCTTGTACTTTTCAATCGATAAGGTTTACATTCTTCTATTTAAGACTGCTGTGAAACCTTTGGATCAATGA
- the LOC116026305 gene encoding glucan endo-1,3-beta-glucosidase 3-like, which yields MEKMMGMPKSALLLLLLLLIILPLSVFSAASSGEESFIGVNIGTDLSDMPSPSQVVALLKAQQIRHVRLFDTDRAMLLALANTGIRVTVSVPNDQILGIGQSNATAANWVSRNILTHIPATNITAIAVGSEVLTTLPNAAPILVSAMKFIHSALVAANLDSQIKVSTPHPFNIILDSFPPSQAFFNRSWDPVMVPLLKFLQSTSSYLMLNVYPYYAYRLSNGAIPLDYALFRPLPPNKEAVDSNTLLHYTNVFDAIVDAAYFAMDDLNFTNIPVVVTESGWPSKGDSSEPDATLDNANTYNSNLIRHVLNSTGTPKHPGIAVSTYIYELYNEDQRPGAISEQNWGLFYPSGMPVYILHLTGSGTVLANDTTNQTYCVARDNADKKMLQAALDWACGPGKVDCSPLLQGNPCFEPNTVAGHASYAFDAYYHRMGMADGTCNFNGVGTITTSDPSRGSCTFPGSGGRNGTFTNGTSLAPSSNSTTSGCRSQYLYDSNALVSSLIVGLTLWCAAFL from the exons ATGGAGAAGATGATGGGGATGCCCAAGTCTGCATTGcttctgcttcttcttcttcttattattcttCCTCTTTCAGTATTTTCTGCTGCTTCTTCTGGTGAAG AGTCTTTCATTGGGGTAAATATAGGTACGGACCTCTCTGATATGCCCAGTCCGAGTCAGGTGGTAGCCCTCCTCAAGGCACAGCAAATCCGCCACGTTAGGCTCTTTGATACTGACCGAGCTATGCTACTGGCACTCGCTAATACTGGAATCCGTGTCACCGTGTCTGTTCCAAATGATCAAATCTTAGGTATTGGTCAGTCGAATGCCACTGCAGCCAACTGGGTTTCCCGCAATATTCTTACTCATATTCCCGCCACCAACATTACTGCCATAGCGGTTGGATCCGAAGTCCTTACGACCCTTCCAAATGCCGCTCCTATCTTGGTATCCGCCATGAAGTTCATTCATTCCGCTCTTGTTGCTGCTAATCTCGATTCTCAAATCAAAGTCTCCACTCCACACCCGTTTAATATTATCCTCGACTCTTTCCCCCCTTCGCAAGCCTTCTTCAATCGCTCGTGGGACCCGGTCATGGTTCCCTTGCTCAAGTTTCTCCAATCCACGAGCTCGTATCTTATGCTCAATGTGTACCCGTACTATGCTTATCGGTTGTCGAATGGCGCAATCCCTTTGGATTACGCTCTTTTCCGCCCCCTTCCTCCTAATAAAGAAGCCGTGGATTCCAACACACTCCTACACTACACTAATGTGTTCGATGCAATAGTCGATGCGGCGTATTTTGCTATGGATGATCTCAACTTCACGAATATTCCCGTTGTGGTGACTGAATCGGGTTGGCCTTCGAAGGGCGACTCCTCTGAGCCGGATGCTACACTTGATAACGCTAACACTTACAATAGTAACCTAATTAGGCATGTTCTTAATAGCACCGGGACACCAAAGCACCCCGGGATTGCAGTTAGTACTTACATCTATGAGCTGTACAACGAAGATCAGAGGCCCGGTGCTATTTCAGAACAGAACTGGGGGCTCTTTTACCCCAGTGGAATGCCCGTATATATCCTGCACTTGACAGGTTCCGGGACCGTGTTGGCAAACGACACTACAAATCAAACGTACTGCGTGGCTCGGGACAATGCTGACAAAAAGATGCTTCAAGCAGCATTGGATTGGGCTTGTGGCCCCGGGAAAGTGGACTGCTCGCCTTTGTTGCAAGGAAACCCATGCTTCGAACCAAATACTGTAGCCGGGCACGCTTCATATGCTTTCGATGCGTATTATCATCGGATGGGCATGGCCGATGGAACCTGCAACTTCAATGGAGTGGGCACCATCACTACCAGTGACCCAA GTCGCGGTTCTTGTACATTTCCAGGAAG TGGTGGGAGAAATGGAACCTTCACAAATGGCACCTCTCTCGCGCCATCATCAAACTCTACGACCTCTGGATGTCGATCGCAGTACTTGTATGACAGCAATGCTCTCGTCTCCTCTCTTATAGTCGGCTTGACACTGTGGTGTGCGGCTTTCTTATAG
- the LOC116024007 gene encoding probable peroxygenase 5: MAAAQDSTSSSNTTGTGNSSELSPLQKHVLFFDINKDGIIYPWETYQGFRKIGCGVLLSVFASIFINLGLSRKTRPGKWPSLLLPIEVKNIKLAKHTSDSGVYDSEGRFVESKFEEIFKKHAKSNANGLTSEELDEVLKANREPKDYKGWVAALSEWKILYLLGKDKNGILPKETIRGVYDGSLFEIMAKEHASKKQV, translated from the exons ATGGCCGCCGCCCAAGATTCtacttcttcctccaacaccaCTG GGACTGGAAATTCTTCTGAGCTGTCCCCACTGCAAAAGCATGTTTTGTTCTTCGATATCAACAAGGATGGCATCATTTATCCATGGGAAACTtatcaag GTTTTCGAAAAATTGGATGTGGGGTGCTTCTCTCCGTTTTTGCAtccatatttataaatttaggtCTCAGCCGAAAAACTAGACCG GGAAAGTGGCCATCCCTTCTCCTCCCTATTGAAGTGAAAAACATCAAACTCGCCAAACATACTAGCGATTCTGGCGTCTATGATTCCGaaggaag GTTTGTTGAATCAAAATTTGAGGAGATATTCAAGAAACATGCAAAATCAAATGCTAATGGTTTAACATCAGAGGAATTGGATGAAGTGCTCAAGGCAAATAGGGAGCCAAAGGACTATAAAGGATG GGTTGCTGCATTGTCAGAGTGGAAGATACTATACCTCCTAGGCAAAGACAAGAATGGGATTTTGCCCAAAGAAACTATAAGAGGAGTTTATGATGGAAGCCTGTTCGAAATAATGGCCAAGGAGCATGCATCTAAGAAGCaagtctaa